One Halorientalis litorea DNA segment encodes these proteins:
- the psmA gene encoding archaeal proteasome endopeptidase complex subunit alpha: protein MQGGSQQQAYDRGITIFSPDGRLYQVEYAREAVKRGTASIGIRAADGVVLAVDKRVRSPLMERSSVEKIHKIDDHIGIASAGHVADARRLIDFSRRRAQGNRLQYDEPIGIETLTKEVTDHIQQYTQIGGARPFGVALIVGGINKHGEPRLFETDPSGTPYEWQALAVGANRSEVRDYLEDNYSEDIPLNEAVGLALRALASVEEDGLTPEGVGLATIDAETREYTVLGDEDVEELLTDLDLLASETADEEPDEADDDE from the coding sequence ATGCAAGGAGGCTCACAACAGCAGGCGTACGACCGAGGGATTACCATCTTCTCCCCGGACGGACGCCTCTATCAGGTCGAGTACGCCCGCGAAGCGGTCAAGCGCGGGACGGCTTCAATCGGCATCCGCGCCGCCGACGGCGTCGTCCTCGCGGTGGACAAGCGCGTTCGGTCGCCGCTGATGGAGCGGTCGAGCGTCGAGAAAATTCACAAAATCGACGACCACATCGGCATCGCGAGTGCCGGTCACGTCGCCGACGCTCGCCGACTCATCGACTTCTCGCGCCGCCGCGCGCAGGGTAACCGGTTGCAGTACGACGAACCAATCGGCATCGAGACGCTGACCAAAGAGGTCACCGACCACATCCAGCAGTACACGCAAATCGGCGGTGCGCGCCCGTTCGGCGTCGCGCTCATCGTCGGCGGCATCAACAAGCACGGCGAACCGCGCCTGTTCGAGACGGACCCCTCGGGGACGCCCTACGAGTGGCAGGCACTCGCCGTCGGTGCCAACCGGAGCGAGGTTCGGGACTACCTCGAAGACAACTACAGCGAGGACATCCCCCTGAACGAGGCCGTCGGGCTGGCACTCCGGGCACTCGCGTCCGTCGAGGAGGATGGCCTCACGCCCGAGGGCGTCGGCCTCGCCACCATCGACGCCGAGACACGCGAGTACACCGTCCTCGGCGACGAGGACGTCGAGGAGTTGCTGACGGACCTCGACCTGCTGGCGAGCGAGACTGCCGACGAGGAACCCGACGAGGCGGACGACGACGAGTAG
- a CDS encoding class I SAM-dependent methyltransferase, with protein sequence MKKSIEDHAARFDDVAGEYDDDQSAEYRACVSLVVDHAAVDSDDTVLDLGTGTGAIALALAPDARRVVGRDISEGMLEQAREKAAAGGHDNVEFGTGRFRDPQVPEDADVDVVTSNFAMHHLSDAEKREAIDVIAGLEPRRFVLGDVMFFGEPDPADPFYSPEVDDPATVGTLADALTDAGFALTAVERVHGQVGVLVAERVATQAEAVDP encoded by the coding sequence ATGAAAAAGAGCATCGAGGACCACGCCGCTCGCTTCGACGACGTGGCGGGCGAGTACGACGACGACCAGAGCGCGGAGTACCGTGCCTGCGTGAGTCTCGTCGTCGACCACGCGGCCGTCGACTCGGACGACACCGTCCTCGATTTGGGGACGGGGACCGGTGCTATCGCGCTCGCACTCGCCCCGGACGCTCGCCGGGTCGTCGGTCGGGACATCAGCGAAGGGATGCTCGAACAGGCGCGCGAGAAGGCCGCGGCTGGCGGCCACGACAACGTCGAGTTCGGGACGGGCCGCTTCCGGGACCCGCAGGTGCCCGAGGACGCCGACGTGGACGTTGTCACCTCGAACTTCGCGATGCACCATCTCAGCGACGCAGAGAAGCGGGAGGCGATAGACGTGATTGCGGGGCTGGAACCGCGTCGGTTCGTCCTCGGTGACGTGATGTTCTTCGGGGAACCCGACCCTGCGGACCCGTTCTACAGCCCCGAAGTGGACGACCCGGCGACGGTGGGAACGCTCGCCGACGCGTTGACAGACGCCGGGTTCGCGCTGACCGCCGTCGAGCGTGTTCACGGACAGGTCGGCGTACTGGTCGCCGAACGGGTGGCCACGCAGGCGGAGGCAGTCGACCCGTGA
- a CDS encoding S49 family peptidase, with protein MSLGNDSTGTATWKFVAVAVAAVLIGAALSPYVAALTSGLGSGQPAAVAVVHIDGSISDNSVDPVVEDLREVRQNESVEAVVLRVNSPGGSVAATESLYNAVNRTAQQKYLVASVGQMAASGGYFAMLPADRIYVNPASQVGSVGVRSSVPQDLTSDSIISTGPNKLSGFTVDQARAQVRTLKNEFLNTVYAHRGDDLSLDRTELAEARVYLGARATQNGVADDIGDLDTAIAEAAANEDLDNYAVVEKEPQRLSGFAIAIGGDRSGANRTVVVQQEPFGFNDVQTPQFLALYGAIEDEEVIARG; from the coding sequence ATGTCACTAGGAAACGACTCGACTGGGACTGCCACGTGGAAGTTCGTGGCGGTCGCAGTCGCTGCCGTCCTGATCGGTGCTGCCCTCTCCCCGTACGTCGCCGCCCTCACGAGTGGTCTCGGGAGCGGACAGCCTGCCGCCGTCGCGGTCGTCCACATCGACGGGAGTATCTCGGACAACTCGGTCGATCCCGTCGTCGAAGACCTCCGCGAGGTGCGACAGAACGAATCGGTCGAAGCCGTCGTGCTTCGAGTCAACAGCCCCGGCGGAAGCGTCGCCGCCACGGAATCGCTGTACAATGCGGTCAACCGAACGGCACAGCAGAAGTATCTCGTGGCCTCCGTCGGACAGATGGCGGCCTCCGGCGGATACTTCGCGATGCTGCCCGCCGACCGCATCTACGTCAACCCCGCCTCGCAAGTCGGGAGTGTCGGCGTCCGGTCGTCGGTGCCACAGGACCTGACGAGTGATAGCATCATCTCGACGGGGCCGAACAAACTGTCGGGCTTCACGGTCGACCAAGCCCGCGCACAGGTGCGAACGCTGAAAAACGAGTTCCTCAATACGGTGTACGCCCACCGCGGTGACGACCTCTCGCTCGACCGGACGGAACTCGCCGAGGCACGCGTCTACCTCGGTGCCCGGGCGACCCAGAACGGTGTCGCCGACGACATCGGTGACCTCGACACCGCCATCGCCGAGGCGGCCGCCAACGAGGACCTCGACAACTACGCGGTCGTAGAGAAAGAGCCACAGCGGCTGTCTGGGTTCGCAATCGCCATCGGCGGCGACCGGTCCGGGGCCAACCGGACTGTCGTCGTCCAACAGGAGCCGTTCGGCTTCAACGACGTCCAGACGCCACAGTTCCTCGCCCTCTACGGTGCCATCGAAGACGAGGAGGTGATCGCCCGTGGCTGA
- a CDS encoding ribosome assembly factor SBDS: MISLDEAVTARLESHGERFEVLVDPDAALAIKRGEFDGELEDVIAAEDVFEDASRGDRPAESALEEGFGTTEPMEIIPEVIERGEIQITADQRREMQEQKHKQLVQHITRNAVNPQMDDAPHPPERIESALEEAGFKIDPMEPVESQVDEALDLLRPVIPIRFDEMTVAVQVPPDYAGSAQAQIRQFGDLEREEWQSDGSWVGVIRFPAGMQNEFYDVVNEHTSGEAETRIIEDEDEISTR, translated from the coding sequence ATGATTTCGCTCGACGAGGCGGTGACGGCCCGACTCGAATCGCACGGTGAGCGGTTCGAGGTGCTTGTCGACCCGGACGCCGCGCTGGCCATCAAACGCGGGGAGTTCGACGGGGAACTGGAAGACGTCATCGCCGCGGAAGACGTGTTCGAGGACGCCTCGCGGGGGGACCGACCGGCCGAGAGTGCCCTAGAAGAGGGGTTCGGGACGACGGAGCCGATGGAGATAATCCCGGAGGTCATCGAGCGCGGTGAGATACAGATAACCGCCGACCAACGTCGGGAGATGCAGGAGCAGAAACACAAGCAGTTGGTCCAGCACATCACGCGAAACGCCGTCAACCCGCAGATGGACGACGCTCCGCACCCACCCGAGCGAATCGAGTCCGCGCTGGAGGAGGCGGGGTTCAAAATCGACCCGATGGAACCCGTCGAGAGCCAGGTCGACGAGGCACTGGACCTCCTGCGGCCGGTCATCCCGATTCGGTTCGACGAGATGACCGTCGCCGTCCAGGTGCCCCCGGACTACGCCGGGAGCGCGCAGGCGCAGATTCGGCAGTTCGGTGACCTCGAACGCGAGGAGTGGCAGTCTGACGGGTCGTGGGTCGGCGTCATCCGATTCCCGGCCGGGATGCAAAACGAGTTCTACGACGTGGTCAACGAACACACGAGCGGCGAAGCGGAGACTCGCATCATCGAAGACGAGGACGAAATCTCGACGCGGTGA
- a CDS encoding DUF1918 domain-containing protein, giving the protein MSFEEDDTVILHDEHSEYDGEEGTITQVMETMFGDETYTVNFEDGQESGVPEDSLEAAE; this is encoded by the coding sequence ATGAGTTTCGAGGAAGACGACACGGTCATTCTGCACGACGAACACAGCGAGTACGACGGCGAGGAGGGGACCATCACGCAGGTGATGGAGACGATGTTCGGGGACGAAACCTACACCGTGAACTTCGAGGACGGTCAGGAGTCGGGCGTCCCCGAGGACTCGCTCGAAGCGGCCGAGTAG
- a CDS encoding TVP38/TMEM64 family protein → MRVFSSAADRRRWAALVLVGVALLVSLYFALQRYVPFLFRPAELRLWIGQFGIFAPLVFMLVQTLQVIFAPIPGQALALVGGYLFGPVEGTVYSLAGVFLGSAIAFTLAKRYGRGFVEETLQDDVVARFDGFVERVGFPGLVVFVVVPGLPDDAICFLAGLTRLRLRSFMLAIVIGRSPAYVLTVYAGGELGSGRFVEGLALVAFLILLSVLGYYKQDAIRSAARRVAVWLPR, encoded by the coding sequence ATGAGGGTGTTCTCGTCGGCGGCGGACCGGCGACGGTGGGCCGCCCTCGTCCTCGTCGGTGTCGCCCTTCTCGTGTCGCTGTATTTCGCCCTGCAACGGTACGTGCCGTTTCTGTTCCGACCCGCCGAACTCCGGCTGTGGATCGGCCAGTTCGGTATCTTCGCCCCGCTCGTCTTCATGCTCGTCCAAACGCTACAAGTGATATTCGCCCCGATTCCCGGCCAAGCACTCGCGCTCGTGGGGGGCTATCTCTTCGGACCGGTCGAAGGGACGGTGTACAGCCTCGCCGGCGTCTTCCTCGGCAGTGCCATCGCGTTCACGCTGGCAAAGCGGTACGGCCGTGGGTTCGTCGAGGAGACACTGCAGGATGACGTAGTGGCTCGCTTCGACGGCTTCGTCGAGCGTGTCGGGTTCCCCGGCCTCGTCGTGTTCGTCGTCGTGCCCGGACTGCCCGACGACGCAATCTGTTTTCTCGCCGGCCTCACTCGCCTGCGGCTTCGGAGTTTCATGCTCGCCATCGTCATCGGACGGTCGCCCGCCTACGTCCTCACGGTGTACGCCGGTGGCGAACTCGGGAGCGGGCGGTTCGTCGAGGGACTGGCACTCGTTGCCTTCCTGATTCTCCTCTCGGTCCTCGGCTACTACAAGCAGGACGCCATCCGGTCGGCGGCGCGGCGCGTCGCGGTGTGGCTCCCTCGCTGA
- a CDS encoding DUF4350 domain-containing protein, translating to MADRNRLGAVFTVVLVVVLVAAALGPLVTASGGSDERTVSNTGSFDPQQNLVTPSAEDGSVTVEAEESGKVVLIDAAHANAYSQSDLAPLVDALVRNGHEVRFHGSPSRQGRPATSLNESLRPADAYVVVSPASSFTPSERAGVADFADRGGRVLMLGEPQSIRVGVGGGGLLGISVQQVQSQLTGLASQFGMDVGTPYLFNMEDNANNFKSVYATPPNASELTDGVDRVVLRQSTAVTAGSDATVALSAVEGTALSSTRETDTYTVAARNDDVVVMGDSSFLTPENYRTADNEVLVGNIADFLVSGDKRPKPQQSADGTSAGSPGSTPPVPRS from the coding sequence GTGGCTGACCGTAACCGCCTCGGTGCGGTGTTCACCGTCGTTCTCGTCGTCGTGTTGGTCGCCGCCGCGCTCGGACCGCTGGTGACTGCCTCCGGTGGGTCCGACGAACGGACCGTGAGCAACACTGGCTCGTTCGACCCACAGCAGAACCTCGTCACGCCATCGGCCGAAGACGGGTCGGTGACCGTCGAGGCTGAGGAGAGCGGCAAGGTCGTTCTCATCGACGCGGCACACGCCAACGCCTACTCACAGTCCGACCTCGCGCCGCTCGTGGACGCCCTCGTCCGGAACGGCCACGAGGTCCGGTTCCACGGCTCGCCGTCCCGTCAGGGTCGTCCGGCCACCTCGCTCAACGAGTCGCTCCGGCCGGCTGACGCGTACGTCGTCGTCTCGCCCGCGTCCTCGTTCACGCCGAGCGAGCGGGCGGGCGTCGCCGACTTCGCCGACCGCGGTGGTCGCGTCCTCATGCTCGGGGAACCACAGAGCATCCGCGTCGGTGTCGGTGGCGGTGGACTGCTCGGCATCTCCGTCCAGCAGGTCCAGAGCCAACTCACCGGCCTCGCCTCGCAGTTTGGGATGGACGTTGGGACACCCTACCTGTTCAACATGGAGGACAACGCCAACAACTTCAAGAGCGTCTACGCGACGCCACCGAACGCGAGCGAGTTGACTGACGGCGTCGACCGTGTCGTCCTCCGGCAGTCGACGGCGGTGACCGCCGGGTCGGACGCGACGGTTGCCCTGTCCGCAGTCGAGGGGACGGCTCTCTCCTCGACGCGCGAGACGGATACCTACACCGTCGCCGCACGGAACGACGACGTCGTCGTGATGGGCGACTCGTCGTTCCTGACGCCGGAGAACTACCGAACGGCCGACAACGAAGTGCTGGTCGGCAACATCGCCGACTTCCTCGTCAGCGGTGACAAGCGGCCAAAACCGCAACAGTCCGCAGACGGTACCTCGGCCGGTTCGCCCGGTTCGACACCGCCGGTTCCGCGCTCCTAA
- a CDS encoding NUDIX hydrolase — protein sequence MTAVDNLWYKADEARQQAEQTFHRLREAHDPTFQYERTKTVSRHRFRTLADRIRENGLPYGAHTLVSRPDGALLLVRHEGVDMWVLPGGEVNGDESLREGAARELREEAGIDAAYDGMGILARVDVRAGDHHTWGVLPVYTARTDGGDPEVRDPDDEISAARWFETLPEDTRDRAEIREWRDRAL from the coding sequence ATGACCGCCGTCGACAATCTCTGGTACAAGGCCGACGAGGCGCGCCAGCAGGCCGAACAGACGTTCCACCGCCTCCGCGAGGCACACGACCCGACGTTCCAGTACGAGCGGACGAAGACAGTCTCCCGACACCGGTTCCGGACGCTCGCCGACCGCATCCGCGAGAACGGGCTTCCCTACGGCGCGCACACGCTGGTCTCCCGCCCGGACGGCGCGTTGCTCTTGGTCCGCCACGAGGGCGTCGACATGTGGGTCCTCCCCGGCGGCGAAGTGAACGGCGACGAGTCGCTCCGCGAGGGTGCGGCCCGAGAGTTACGGGAGGAGGCCGGTATCGACGCCGCGTACGACGGGATGGGCATCCTCGCCCGCGTGGACGTTCGGGCGGGTGACCACCACACGTGGGGTGTCCTCCCCGTCTACACCGCGCGAACCGACGGTGGCGACCCGGAGGTCCGTGACCCGGACGACGAGATTTCCGCCGCACGCTGGTTCGAGACGCTCCCCGAGGACACGCGCGACCGAGCGGAGATACGCGAGTGGCGCGACCGCGCGCTCTGA
- a CDS encoding RNase P subunit p30 family protein translates to MYEAVHARPDGESTVARHALTAADYGFDGLVVRNHGDSDHDADLTAVGERYDIDVVDAVEVRASDPAQASGYVGNYRPERTLVCVHGGDEATNRFAVERPAVDVLTHPMDGGDFNHVLAKAAAENGVRVEFALGRVLREQGGTRVRAVGDLRKLRELVEQYDVPYVVSADPRSHLQLRAPRELRAVGSAVGFTPAAIDRGLAEWGRLAARNRERGADAFVEPGVREGTYEETFGRDSEDGRGE, encoded by the coding sequence ATGTACGAGGCGGTACACGCACGGCCGGACGGAGAGAGCACTGTCGCCCGGCACGCGCTGACCGCCGCCGACTACGGGTTCGACGGCCTCGTCGTCCGCAATCACGGCGACAGCGACCACGACGCCGACCTCACCGCCGTCGGTGAGAGATACGACATCGACGTGGTCGACGCCGTCGAGGTCCGCGCCAGCGACCCCGCCCAAGCCAGCGGCTACGTCGGCAACTACCGCCCGGAACGGACGCTGGTCTGTGTCCACGGCGGCGACGAGGCGACGAACCGCTTCGCCGTCGAACGGCCCGCCGTCGACGTGCTCACACACCCGATGGATGGCGGCGACTTCAACCACGTCCTCGCCAAGGCCGCCGCCGAGAACGGCGTCCGCGTCGAGTTCGCGCTCGGCCGTGTCCTCCGGGAACAGGGCGGAACCCGCGTCCGGGCCGTCGGCGACTTGCGCAAACTCCGGGAACTGGTCGAGCAGTACGACGTGCCCTACGTGGTCAGCGCGGACCCGCGGTCGCACCTCCAGTTGCGCGCGCCGCGTGAACTCCGGGCCGTCGGGTCGGCTGTCGGGTTCACGCCGGCCGCAATCGACCGGGGCCTCGCGGAGTGGGGACGACTCGCGGCGCGCAACCGCGAGCGGGGGGCCGACGCCTTCGTGGAGCCGGGCGTCCGCGAGGGGACATACGAGGAGACGTTCGGCCGGGACAGCGAGGACGGCCGCGGCGAGTAA
- the hflX gene encoding GTPase HflX, producing MTANDSQTDRAVVVKRVDSGTADTAEIRDLSRAAGYDVVGEVTQTRTEDPAMHIGEGKAETLAATVAAEDAAVVVFDNQLGPYQTYNLGNELPDGVRLLDRFRLILEIFGQRAQTRKAQLQVELAELRYELPRAEAKASLAKRDERPGFMGLGEYDESREQDIKSRIARIRDELEDIEQTEQHRREQRRESGFDLVALAGYTNAGKSTLLRQLAADLDVDENADRHPDIDTTAESENRLFTTLGTTTRRAEMGRRDVLVTDTVGFISDLPHWLVESFKSTLDAVYRADLVLLVVDVSEPVEDIREKLVTAHDTLSERNEAPIVTVLNKIDQVDEAELERKREAISALAPNPVAVSAKAGLNVDTLETRVDRELPPFEHERLVLPMTDDTMSLVSWIHDHAVVETVDYGDEVIIEFEARPAVVERSRAKAGDLVPAESA from the coding sequence GTGACGGCAAACGACTCTCAGACAGACCGTGCCGTCGTCGTCAAGCGGGTGGATTCGGGGACGGCGGATACAGCGGAGATACGTGACCTCTCCCGGGCCGCCGGGTACGATGTCGTGGGCGAAGTCACCCAGACCCGGACCGAAGACCCGGCCATGCACATCGGTGAGGGGAAAGCCGAGACGCTGGCGGCCACCGTCGCCGCCGAAGACGCCGCAGTCGTCGTCTTCGACAACCAGTTGGGTCCCTACCAGACCTACAACCTCGGGAACGAACTCCCCGACGGCGTGCGGTTGCTCGACCGCTTCCGCCTCATCTTGGAGATATTCGGCCAGCGGGCACAGACCCGGAAGGCACAGCTACAGGTCGAACTGGCGGAACTGCGCTACGAACTGCCGCGTGCCGAGGCCAAGGCCAGCCTCGCGAAACGCGACGAGCGGCCGGGGTTCATGGGTCTCGGGGAGTACGACGAGAGCCGCGAGCAGGACATCAAATCGCGGATTGCCCGCATCCGCGACGAACTCGAAGACATCGAGCAGACCGAACAGCACCGTCGCGAACAACGCCGCGAGTCCGGGTTCGACCTCGTGGCACTCGCGGGGTACACGAACGCCGGGAAATCGACGCTCCTCCGGCAATTGGCGGCGGACTTGGACGTCGACGAGAACGCGGACCGGCACCCCGACATCGACACGACGGCCGAGAGCGAGAACCGCCTGTTCACCACGCTCGGCACGACGACGCGCCGGGCCGAGATGGGTCGTCGGGACGTGCTGGTCACCGACACCGTCGGGTTCATCTCCGACCTGCCACACTGGCTGGTCGAGTCGTTCAAGTCCACGCTCGACGCCGTCTACCGCGCGGACTTGGTCTTGCTGGTGGTTGACGTGAGCGAACCGGTCGAAGACATCCGCGAGAAACTCGTCACCGCCCACGACACGCTCTCCGAGCGCAACGAGGCACCCATCGTCACCGTCCTGAACAAGATAGACCAGGTCGACGAGGCGGAACTGGAGCGCAAGCGCGAGGCCATCTCCGCGCTCGCACCGAACCCCGTCGCCGTGAGCGCGAAGGCGGGACTGAACGTCGACACACTCGAGACCCGTGTGGACCGCGAACTCCCGCCGTTCGAGCACGAACGACTCGTCCTCCCGATGACCGACGACACGATGAGTTTAGTCTCGTGGATTCACGACCACGCCGTCGTCGAGACGGTCGATTACGGCGACGAAGTGATAATCGAGTTCGAGGCCCGCCCCGCCGTCGTCGAACGGTCGCGTGCGAAGGCCGGTGACCTCGTGCCCGCCGAGTCCGCTTAG
- a CDS encoding FxLYD domain-containing protein, whose product MEQSRRFVAVAAVVLVAVGGVAAFGPGVLESESNEPAETAPETDASPASIPVAYSIDNTSECGRTCRLVNTTVENNGTESLTNVTLGVDIYADGDRVWDGTTPVGTLQPGEAVTNTTRVEVGAADGLKIRGNGGDVTVVTTVRAASGQRTFEDSENVG is encoded by the coding sequence ATGGAACAGTCACGGAGGTTCGTCGCCGTCGCGGCCGTCGTGCTGGTCGCCGTCGGCGGCGTCGCTGCGTTCGGCCCCGGCGTGCTGGAGAGTGAGTCGAACGAACCGGCGGAGACGGCACCCGAAACCGACGCGTCGCCCGCTTCGATTCCGGTCGCCTACAGTATCGACAACACGAGCGAGTGCGGACGGACCTGCCGGTTGGTCAATACCACAGTCGAGAACAACGGCACCGAGTCGCTGACGAACGTGACGCTCGGCGTCGACATCTACGCCGACGGCGACCGTGTGTGGGACGGGACCACGCCAGTCGGCACCCTCCAACCCGGCGAGGCAGTCACCAACACGACGCGCGTGGAAGTCGGCGCAGCTGACGGGCTGAAGATCCGCGGGAACGGCGGCGACGTGACCGTCGTCACGACAGTTCGGGCGGCGTCCGGCCAGCGGACCTTCGAGGACAGCGAGAACGTCGGTTAG
- a CDS encoding Rpp14/Pop5 family protein gives MKHLPKHLRPRWRYLAVAFETWPEAGFGRDDFQRHVWYAAQNLHGDAGSADVDLTVMDFERVGPAGWAIVRTRRDEVERARAALACVDAVDGDPLGLCVAGTSGTVRACEEKYIRRPTEVTGQRTVAFEATERPAVVRDGRAEVRVDSAFVGATTLDFE, from the coding sequence GTGAAACACCTCCCGAAACACCTGCGGCCGCGGTGGCGGTACCTCGCCGTCGCGTTCGAGACGTGGCCGGAGGCCGGGTTCGGCCGGGACGACTTCCAGCGACACGTCTGGTACGCGGCACAGAATCTCCACGGGGACGCAGGGAGCGCGGACGTGGACCTCACCGTGATGGATTTCGAGCGTGTCGGCCCGGCCGGCTGGGCAATCGTGCGGACGCGCCGCGACGAGGTGGAGCGGGCACGCGCCGCGCTAGCGTGTGTCGACGCCGTCGACGGGGACCCGCTCGGACTGTGTGTGGCCGGGACCAGCGGGACTGTCCGTGCTTGTGAGGAAAAATATATACGACGGCCCACGGAAGTCACGGGACAGCGAACCGTCGCCTTCGAGGCAACCGAACGGCCCGCCGTCGTGCGGGACGGACGCGCCGAGGTGCGGGTGGACTCGGCGTTCGTCGGGGCGACGACGCTCGATTTCGAGTAA
- a CDS encoding RNA-binding protein — protein MASVPFHYIDLRAFCYATEDEKRVEQALRTFLPEDHEVERTTSEGHHGDRIVVLSARIERADGMRHALSQVAELDGAHLRDELDERVDENCSLFLRLDKQAAFSGRTELGEGLTLRAKVEAYPATKEKAVENAREALDEFVAG, from the coding sequence ATGGCGTCGGTCCCCTTCCACTACATCGACCTCCGGGCGTTCTGCTACGCGACGGAAGACGAGAAGCGCGTCGAGCAGGCACTCCGCACGTTCCTCCCCGAGGACCACGAGGTGGAGCGAACGACGTCGGAGGGACACCACGGGGACCGCATCGTCGTCCTCTCGGCACGCATCGAACGCGCCGACGGGATGCGCCACGCTCTCTCGCAGGTGGCCGAACTCGACGGTGCGCACCTGCGGGACGAACTCGACGAACGCGTCGACGAGAACTGTTCGCTCTTTCTCCGCCTCGACAAACAGGCGGCGTTCTCGGGCCGCACGGAACTCGGCGAGGGGCTGACCCTCCGGGCGAAAGTCGAGGCCTATCCCGCGACCAAAGAGAAGGCCGTCGAGAACGCCCGCGAGGCACTCGACGAGTTCGTCGCCGGGTAG
- a CDS encoding M48 family metallopeptidase, translating to MRNLGLKARMAVVGSILFAFYTVGIGFFYLTFGAPIPLLVGLSVVFVLFQYKLSKWFTLRSLKGQELPEEKYPEIHRFVERTSREMGIEKPTLYLVEMGVPNAFALGRQGNGTVAVSRELLQMLDRDEVEGVVAHELAHLQNRDSIVMQLGQGVASVVGFAAYFAVLMSGDNDLVNVFLGLIVSNIAQMLVMVFVFAISRHREYVADEDAAEVLGRGDPLARALEKISRGAQRRDPTDEAKEVSALCIFGTGGSLLSTHPPTEKRIERLRRY from the coding sequence GTTCTACACCGTCGGAATCGGGTTCTTCTACCTCACGTTCGGAGCCCCGATTCCGCTGCTGGTGGGACTGAGCGTGGTCTTCGTTCTCTTCCAGTACAAGTTGAGCAAGTGGTTCACCCTCCGGTCGCTCAAGGGACAGGAGTTGCCCGAAGAAAAGTACCCGGAGATACACCGCTTCGTCGAGCGTACCAGCAGGGAGATGGGCATCGAGAAGCCCACGCTGTACCTCGTGGAGATGGGCGTCCCCAACGCCTTCGCGCTGGGACGCCAGGGGAACGGGACCGTCGCGGTGTCGCGGGAACTACTCCAGATGCTCGACCGTGACGAGGTGGAGGGCGTCGTCGCCCACGAACTCGCACACCTGCAGAACCGCGACTCTATCGTCATGCAACTTGGACAGGGCGTCGCCTCCGTCGTCGGGTTCGCGGCCTACTTCGCGGTCCTCATGTCGGGCGACAACGACCTAGTAAACGTCTTTCTCGGCCTCATCGTGAGCAACATCGCACAGATGCTCGTGATGGTGTTCGTGTTCGCTATCTCGCGTCACCGCGAGTACGTCGCCGACGAGGACGCCGCCGAGGTCCTTGGTCGTGGTGACCCGCTGGCACGGGCACTCGAGAAGATATCCCGCGGCGCACAGCGGCGTGACCCTACCGACGAGGCGAAAGAAGTCAGCGCGCTCTGTATCTTCGGCACGGGCGGGAGTCTTCTCTCGACACACCCGCCGACCGAGAAGCGAATCGAGCGCCTCCGACGGTACTGA
- a CDS encoding FUN14 domain-containing protein, whose amino-acid sequence MVDIGLQQVGLEIGGGALIGGIIGFAAKKIAKLIAIIVGLELALFKFLETRGILSVNWEAISGAAGNSTSTATSAQPPGWLTSLLSALPVSAGFAGGFLVGFKKG is encoded by the coding sequence ATGGTTGACATAGGTTTACAGCAGGTCGGACTGGAGATCGGTGGTGGTGCCCTCATCGGGGGTATCATCGGCTTCGCAGCGAAGAAAATCGCGAAGCTCATCGCCATCATCGTCGGCCTCGAACTGGCTCTGTTCAAGTTTCTGGAGACGAGGGGTATCCTCTCGGTGAACTGGGAGGCCATCTCCGGTGCGGCGGGGAACTCGACCTCGACGGCCACGTCTGCTCAACCGCCGGGATGGCTCACCAGCCTCCTCTCGGCACTCCCGGTGAGTGCTGGCTTCGCTGGCGGCTTTCTCGTCGGCTTCAAAAAAGGATAA